Proteins from one Rosa chinensis cultivar Old Blush chromosome 7, RchiOBHm-V2, whole genome shotgun sequence genomic window:
- the LOC112176702 gene encoding sulfate transporter 1.3 has product MASVHSSNEDLDTKEMDDSQGGPYIHKVGVPPKQKLFKEFTNTVKETFFSDDPLRSFKHQPKSRKLVLGMQAIFPILEWGRNYNLSKFRGDLIAGLTIASLCIPQDIGYAKLANLAPQYGLYSSFVPPLIYAVMGSSRDIAIGPVAVVSLLLGTLLRNEIDYTTNPEDYLRLAFTATFFAGITQATLGILRLGFLIDFLSHAAIVGFMGGAAITIALQQLKGFLGIKKFTKKTDIISVLTSVFDSAHHGWNWQTIVIGASFLTFLIVAKYIGKKNKKFFWVPAIAPLISVVLSTFFVYITRADKQGVEIVRHIEKGINPSSVKQIFFTGDYVAKGFKIGVVAGMIALTEAIAIGRTFAAMKDYQLDGNKEMVAMGTMNIFGSFTSCYVATGSFSRSAVNYMAGCQTAVSNIIMSIVVFLTLQFITPLFKYTPNAILAAIIISAVINLIDFQAAILIWKIDKFDFVACMGAFFGVIFASVEIGLLIAVSISFAKILLQVTRPRTALLGKIPSTTVYRNIQQYPEATKVPGVMIVRVDSAIYFSNSNYIKERILRWLADEEEQLKAAYLPNIEFLIVEMSPVTDIDTSGIHALEELHRSLQKRDIQLVLANPGPVVINKLHASHVANLIGEDRIFLTVAEAVSSCSPKLVEEA; this is encoded by the exons ATGGCTTCAGTTCATTCAAGCAACGAGGACCTTGATACTAAAGAGATGGATGATTCACAGGGTGGACCGTATATTCACAAAGTGGGAGTTCCCCCAAAGCAAAAGCTCTTTAAGGAGTTCACGAACACTGTGAAAGAAACATTCTTTTCGGACGATCCTCTACGGTCCTTCAAGCATCAACCAAAGTCACGGAAGCTTGTCCTTGGCATGCAGGCCATTTTCCCCATACTTGAATGGGGGAGAAATTACAACCTATCAAAGTTTAGGGGGGACTTAATTGCTGGACTGACTATTGCTAGTCTCTGCATTCCTCAG GATATCGGATATGCAAAGCTTGCAAATTTGGCTCCCCAATATGGACTCT ACTCCAGCTTCGTTCCACCTTTGATCTATGCTGTAATGGGTAGCTCAAGAGATATTGCCATCGGACCTGTGGCAGTGGTGTCTCTCCTGTTGGGTACCCTGCTCCGGAATGAGATTGACTACACTACTAACCCAGAAGATTACCTGCGTCTGGCATTCACGGCTACCTTTTTTGCAGGGATCACCCAAGCCACCCTTGGAATTTTGAG GTTGggattcttgattgatttcctATCTCATGCTGCCATTGTTGGTTTTATGGGTGGAGCTGCCATCACAATTGCCCTCCAACAGCTCAAAGGTTTTCTCGGAATAAAAAAGTTCACAAAGAAAACTGATATAATCTCTGTATTAACCTCAGTTTTTGACTCAGCTCATCATGGA TGGAACTGGCAGACAATAGTCATTGGAGCATCATTTTTAACATTTTTGATAGTTGCCAAATATATT ggaaagaagaacaagaagttcTTTTGGGTTCCGGCAATTGCACCGCTGATATCCGTTGTTCTTTCCACTTTCTTTGTATACATAACTCGTGCAGACAAGCAAGGGGTTGAGATT GTGAGGCATATAGAAAAAGGAATCAATCCTTCATCTGTGAAGCAAATATTTTTCACTGGTGACTACGTCGCAAAGGGTTTTAAGATTGGCGTTGTGGCTGGCATGATAGCATTGACA GAAGCTATAGCAATTGGAAGAACTTTTGCTGCCATGAAGGACTACCAACTAGATGGAAACAAAGAAATGGTGGCTATGGGAACAATGAATATATTTGGCTCGTTCACTTCCTGCTATGTGGCGACAG GTTCATTCTCTCGCTCGGCAGTCAACTACATGGCTGGTTGCCAAACTGCAGTCTCTAACATCATTATGTCCATTGTTGTTTTCCTAACCTTGCAATTCATTACTCCTCTTTTCAAGTATACCCCAAATGCCATTCTTGCTGCCATCATTATATCTGCTGTGATCAACCTAATCGACTTCCAAGCAGCAATCCTCATATGGAAGattgataaatttgattttGTCGCTTGCATGGGGGCCTTCTTTGGAGTGATCTTTGCATCTGTTGAGATAGGCCTCTTAATTGCG GTCTCAATATCCTTTGCTAAAATTCTCTTACAAGTCACCAGGCCACGGACTGCATTGCTCGGGAAGATTCCTAGCACAACTGTGTATAGAAACATCCAACAATATCCAGAAGCAACCAAGGTTCCGGGTGTTATGATTGTACGAGTGGATTCTGCGATTTACTTTTCCAACTCCAATTACATTAAGGAGAG GATATTGAGATGGCTGGCGGATGAGGAAGAGCAGCTAAAAGCAGCCTACCTACCAAACATTGAGTTTTTAATAGTTGAAATGTCAC CCGTGACTGACATCGACACAAGTGGCATTCATGCCCTGGAAGAGTTGCATAGGAGTCTCCAAAAGAGAGACATTCAG CTTGTTCTTGCAAATCCCGGTCCAGTGGTGATCAATAAGCTTCATGCATCCCATGTTGCAAACTTGATCGGTGAAGACAGAATTTTTCTCACGGTTGCAGAAGCTGTCTCATCCTGTTCACCAAAATTGGTGGAAGAAGCTTGA